GCGTTTATGATAGGCGGAACAATTCTAATGTACGCAATTTTTACTCTATCGGAAGCGGTGTTTCCGTTGGTGCCAGATCAACCATCTATCGGTTTGTTCATTCGGGTTTTGGCCGATACCGTACTATGTATGTTTATCACGTTTTGCATCGGACTCATTTCAGTGAGGGTTGGGTTTTCCAAAAAGTCCGTACAAATAACGATTGTTACATCTGTTATTATCTGCTGTTGCGTAGCAAATGTGATTGCAACCATGAGTTATTCCTACATTCCTGTTTGCCTCCTGTTCATTGTAGCTGTATTTTTGGCACTTATATCTTACAAAGGCGTTAGAGCCGCAGTTGATGATGCAGAGGTCTAAATAGGAAAATACGAAATGAACGCTTACTATATAAGAAATCATTGTATGTGGACGAATGTAGCTAATCAAAAGAAATAACAGAAATATGAATAGCATATTTGAAATAACCTGCCCCGCCCGACGGGGAAAGAAAAAAACCGTTGCCGGGCAGGTCGCTTTCGTGCGCTCAATATACAATCCAGCGGCGGTTTTGAAACACAATTCAAGGCCGCCGCTCTCTATGCCCTCATACTAACGACGCCCTGACGCTGACAGGATCGGCGGCCCACGGAGGGAGCCGCCATGAAGCAAAGAGCGTTTCGACAGAATACGACGGGGTATGTACCGTTAAAAAAAGCCCGTCCCCGGCAACGGGGACAAGCGGCCATGAATATGAACTATACCATGTAAATCAACTGCATATCGCCTCTCTTTTCGCCCGGTGGGTCTACGACCTGCCGGGCGAAATTTGTTGTTTTTTGCGGTTCTTCGGTGCGGGCCGGGAACGCTACATTGCTGCCAGTGAAAGGAGTAGTATCAGCAGCTTTTACTTCTCACTCTCCCGCAGATCGGGGGTGAGAAGATGAACGAATACACCTTTGACTATGTGGAACGGAACCGGCTGGATGCTTTCTGTAAAACGG
This genomic window from Pusillibacter faecalis contains:
- a CDS encoding ABC transporter permease, translating into MIHLMELELRKIKIRPYIYAGFAAILCMVGLLYTFAMIAHVGGDSDAAEFSTYYNIWVLVNALQTAAYSILMAVMFSTFLLKDYTGKNAVLVFSYPTERKKLLQCKIALVSLFIAAFMIGGTILMYAIFTLSEAVFPLVPDQPSIGLFIRVLADTVLCMFITFCIGLISVRVGFSKKSVQITIVTSVIICCCVANVIATMSYSYIPVCLLFIVAVFLALISYKGVRAAVDDAEV